In Rana temporaria chromosome 3, aRanTem1.1, whole genome shotgun sequence, a single window of DNA contains:
- the LOC120930299 gene encoding olfactory receptor 1020-like, with translation MNLRNSTHVTEFILSGLSSDPNLQLPLFLLCFSVYMVTLLGNFMLVLVIFVTPILQTPMYTFLMNLSVIDIFYSSAITPNVMFNIVSINKTITITGCATQMFLFIDLAGSEVMLLPAMAYDRYVAICKPLYYARFINRATCFQLLSSIYTAAFVNALIHTYCAFTLPFCKSNRINHFFCDINPILKLSCKDTFVNQMLAFVVAGSLEVGSLLCIMTSYICILSALCRIGSSKRIKPLSTCASHFTCVAMFYCPVFFTYLRPNSAYSVEQDWVVSVFYTLIIPMLNPIIYSLRNQDVKQALTKLMASTMAP, from the coding sequence ATGAATCTCAGGAATAGTACGCATGTGACAGAATTCATCCTCTCCGGTCTCTCCTCTGACCCGAACCTTCAGCTGCCTCTCTTTCTACTCTGCTTCTCAGTGTACATGGTGACTCTGCTTGGAAACTTTATGTTAGTTTTGGTAATTTTTGTGACTCCTATTCTTCAAACACCAATGTACACTTTCCTAATGAACTTATCCGTTATAGATATATTTTATTCATCAGCTATTACCCCAAATGTTATGTTCAATATCGTCTCTATAAACAAGACAATCACCATCACGGGATGTGCCACACAAATGTTTCTTTTCATAGATCTTGCAGGCTCTGAAGTCATGTTACTACCCGCCATGGCCTATGATCGCTATGTAGCCATATGTAAGCCATTGTATTATGCCAGGTTTATCAACAGGGCAACCTGTTTTCAGCTCCTCTCCTCAATATATACAGCAGCATTTGTGAATGCATTAATACACACATATTGTGCATTTACATTACCATTCTGCAAGTCAAATCGAATCAATCATTTCTTCTGCGATATCAATCCTATTTTAAAATTGTCGTGTAAAGATACCTTTGTTAATCAAATGTTGGCATTTGTTGTTGCTGGATCTCTTGAAGTGGGTTCTTTATTATGTATAATGACATCATATATCTGTATTTTAAGTGCTCTATGCAGAATTGGCTCTTCTAAAAGAATCAAGCCACTGTCTACCTGTGCCTCTCACTTTACCTGTGTAGCAATGTTTTACTGTCCAGTTTTCTTCACCTATCTACGTCCAAATTCTGCCTATTCGGTGGAGCAGgactgggtggtgtctgtgttcTATACATTGATCATTCCAATGTTAAATCCCATCATCTATAGCTTGAGGAACCAAGATGTAAAACAAGCTCTGACTAAACTGATGGCATCCACCATGGCCCCCTGA